The Paenibacillus sp. YPG26 genome includes a window with the following:
- a CDS encoding 2,3-diketo-5-methylthiopentyl-1-phosphate enolase, giving the protein MSYCTATYRIHDAKADFRRKAESIAVGMTVGSWTELPQLKQESMRKHLGHVVHIEEHESSKESERYADVTIAYPDINFTRDLPALLITAFGKISMDGQIKLLDLGFSDDFLTGFPGPKFGIPGIRSLLAAPERPLLMSIFKSVVGYDLEGLKEQFLAQALGGVDLIKDDEILFENPLTPIERRAEVCRKAAEEAERTTGKKLLYAVNLTGPTSQLRSQALKAMNAGATALLFSPLAYGLDVLQELSGDPDIRIPIAAHPSLAGALYPSPQYGISASLLLGKLMRTAGADLVLFPSPYGSVVMPREENLAIRHELVRIDLPQKTSFPVPSAGIHPGLVPQLLADFGNDVVVNAGGGIHGHPGGAAAGGQAFLQAIDASLKGISLEEAATTNPELQGALNIWGGKK; this is encoded by the coding sequence ATGAGCTATTGCACGGCCACTTACAGAATTCATGACGCCAAAGCAGACTTCCGCCGCAAAGCAGAATCCATCGCCGTAGGCATGACAGTCGGCAGCTGGACAGAGCTTCCACAGCTCAAGCAGGAGAGCATGCGGAAGCACCTTGGCCATGTCGTTCACATTGAGGAGCATGAAAGTTCCAAAGAATCTGAACGGTATGCCGACGTGACGATTGCTTACCCGGACATCAACTTTACCAGAGACCTTCCAGCCTTGCTGATCACGGCATTTGGCAAAATCTCTATGGATGGGCAGATTAAACTTCTGGATCTGGGCTTCTCGGATGACTTCCTTACAGGCTTCCCTGGTCCCAAATTCGGGATTCCGGGCATTCGCAGCCTTCTTGCTGCACCTGAACGGCCCCTTCTGATGAGCATTTTCAAATCTGTGGTTGGATATGATCTTGAAGGGCTGAAGGAACAGTTCCTGGCTCAGGCGCTGGGCGGCGTAGACTTGATTAAGGACGATGAAATTCTGTTCGAGAACCCGCTTACCCCGATCGAACGAAGAGCCGAGGTATGCAGGAAAGCTGCAGAAGAAGCAGAGCGGACGACAGGCAAGAAGCTGCTGTACGCGGTGAATTTGACCGGACCCACTTCGCAGCTCCGAAGCCAGGCCCTCAAAGCTATGAACGCCGGGGCGACTGCCCTGCTGTTCAGCCCGCTTGCTTACGGACTGGATGTTCTTCAGGAACTGAGCGGTGACCCGGATATCCGGATTCCTATTGCTGCCCATCCTTCTCTCGCAGGAGCGCTCTATCCATCACCCCAGTACGGGATTTCTGCTTCACTGCTGCTTGGCAAGCTGATGCGTACGGCAGGTGCGGATCTGGTGCTCTTCCCTTCCCCTTATGGTTCCGTCGTGATGCCAAGGGAAGAGAATCTGGCGATCCGCCATGAGCTTGTACGGATTGATCTACCGCAGAAGACCAGCTTCCCTGTTCCTTCCGCGGGTATTCATCCAGGTCTTGTACCTCAACTGCTTGCTGATTTCGGCAATGATGTCGTTGTTAATGCCGGTGGAGGCATCCATGGTCACCCGGGCGGCGCCGCTGCCGGCGGACAAGCGTTCCTCCAAGCCATCGATGCTAGTCTGAAGGGCATATCTCTGGAAGAGGCAGCCACGACCAATCCCGAGCTTCAAGGAGCTCTCAACATTTGGGGAGGCAAGAAATGA
- the proC gene encoding pyrroline-5-carboxylate reductase, with protein sequence MSDRSNPSSGSITDQLNICFYGAGSMAEAIVRGLINTAVAKPDQISMINRSSQERIEFLHNTYGVRAASDAQTKEKLLQEASILVLAMKPKDAGEALKALGPLLRDDQLIISVIAGLSINTIHALLGRTQPVARTMPNTSSSIGLGATGIAFSSEVSEEHSQQVLSIFKAVGLVSVIPEEQMDILTGISGSGPAYIYYMMEAMIAGGIEGGLSAEQARELTVQTVLGAANMMIQTGEDPASLRKAITSPNGSTQAALEVFEGAGFTETVKAAVRRCAERSREMGAAVEEALS encoded by the coding sequence ATGTCCGATCGATCCAACCCGTCATCCGGGTCCATTACAGATCAGTTGAACATCTGCTTCTATGGCGCGGGATCCATGGCCGAGGCAATTGTCCGCGGTCTTATCAATACAGCTGTCGCCAAGCCTGACCAAATCTCCATGATCAACCGCAGCAGTCAGGAGCGGATTGAATTCCTGCACAATACTTATGGGGTACGGGCTGCCTCAGACGCCCAGACAAAGGAGAAGCTTCTGCAGGAAGCCTCTATTCTGGTGCTTGCCATGAAGCCTAAGGATGCCGGCGAAGCGCTTAAGGCGCTTGGCCCCCTCCTTCGCGACGACCAGCTTATCATTTCTGTCATTGCAGGTCTATCGATCAATACGATTCATGCTCTGCTCGGCCGTACACAGCCCGTTGCACGTACCATGCCCAACACCTCAAGCTCCATAGGACTTGGAGCAACCGGCATCGCCTTCTCGAGTGAGGTATCTGAGGAGCACAGCCAGCAGGTCCTCTCGATCTTCAAGGCAGTCGGCCTTGTTAGCGTAATCCCAGAAGAACAAATGGACATTCTAACCGGAATATCCGGCAGCGGACCAGCTTACATCTACTACATGATGGAAGCGATGATCGCTGGAGGCATTGAAGGCGGATTAAGTGCGGAGCAAGCTCGCGAGCTTACTGTGCAGACTGTTCTTGGTGCTGCGAACATGATGATACAGACAGGTGAAGACCCCGCCAGTCTTCGCAAAGCCATCACCTCACCTAATGGCTCCACTCAGGCTGCTCTTGAGGTGTTTGAAGGCGCCGGCTTCACCGAGACGGTCAAAGCAGCTGTACGTCGCTGTGCAGAACGTTCCCGCGAGATGGGTGCAGCTGTAGAGGAGGCACTATCATGA